The following proteins come from a genomic window of Rattus norvegicus strain BN/NHsdMcwi chromosome 8, GRCr8, whole genome shotgun sequence:
- the Slc37a4 gene encoding glucose-6-phosphate exchanger SLC37A4, with the protein MAAQGYGYYRTVIFTAMFGGYSLYYFNRKTFSFVMPSLVDEIALDKDDLGLITSSQSAAYAISKFVSGVLSDQMSARWLFSSGLLLVGLVNVVFSWSSTVTAFAALWFLNGLAQGLGWPPCGKILRKWFEPSQFGTWWAVLSTSMNLAGSLGPILATILAQSYSWRSTLALSGSLCVVVSFFCLLLIHNEPADVGLRNLDPAPSKGKKGSSKEESTLQDLLLSPYLWVLSTGYLVVFGVKTCCTDWGQFFLIQERGQSALVGSSYISALEVGGLVGSIAAGYLSDRAMAKAGLSVYGNPRHSLLLLMMAGMAASMFLFRVTVTSDSPKIWILVLGAVFGFSSYGPIALFGVIANESAPPNLCGTSHAIVGLMANVGGFLAGLPFSTIAKHYSWSTAFWVAEVICIASTVVFFLLRNIRTKMGRVSKKAE; encoded by the exons ATGGCGGCCCAAGGCTATGGCTATTACCGCACTGTCATATTCACAGCCATGTTCGGAGGCTACAGCCTTTACTACTTCAACCGCAAAACCTTCTCTTTTGTCATGCCCTCCTTGGTGGATGAGATCGCTCTGGACAAGGACGATTTGG GGCTCATCACGAGCAGCCAGTCGGCAGCCTACGCCATCAGCAAGTTTGTGAGCGGGGTGCTGTCTGATCAGATGAGTGCCCGTTGGCTCTTCTCCTCTGGGCTGCTCCTGGTTGGTCTGGTCAACGTAGTCTTCTCGTGGAGCTCTACAGTGACGGCTTTTGCTGCTCTCTGGTTTCTTAATGGTCTGGCACAGGGGCTAGGCTGGCCCCCCTGTGGGAAGATCCTGAGGAAG TGGTTTGAGCCATCCCAGTTTGGCACTTGGTGGGCTGTGTTGTCAACCAGCATGAACCTGGCTGGAAGCCTGGGACCTATCTTGGCGACAATCCTTGCTCAGAGCTACAGCTGGCGCAGCACCCTGGCCCTGTCTGGGTCACTGTGTGTGGTTGTCTCCTTCTTCTGTCTGCTGCTCATCCACAACGAACCTGCTGATGTTGGACTCCGAAATCTGGACCCTGCCCCCTCCAAGGGCAAAAAGG gCTCGTCAAAGGAGGAGAGCACCCTACAGGACCTGCTGCTGTCCCCCTATCTCTGGGTGCTCTCCACTGGCTACCTCGTGGTCTTTGGGGTAAAGACTTGCTGTACAGACTGGGGCCAGTTCTTCCTTATCCAGGAGAGAGGGCAGTCGGCCCTCGTGG GTAGTTCCTACATCAGTGCCCTAGAGGTTGGAGGCCTTGTAGGCAGCATTGCAGCTGGCTATCTGTCAGACAGGGCTATGGCAAAG GCAGGGCTGTCTGTGTATGGGAACCCTCGCCACAGCCTGTTGCTGCTCATGATGGCTGGCATGGCAGCATCCATGTTCCTCTTCCGGGTAACGGTGACCAGCGACTCGCCCAAG ATCTGGATCCTGGTGTTGGGAGCCGTGTTTGGTTTCTCTTCTTATGGTCCCATTGCCTTGTTTGGAGTCATAGCTAATGAGAGTGCACCTCCCAACTTGTGTGGTACCTCTCATGCTATTGTGGGGCTCATGGCCAATG TGGGTGGATTTCTGGCTGGGTTACCCTTCAGTACCATCGCCAAGCACTATAGCTGGAGCACAGCCTTCTGGGTGGCAGAAGTGATCTGTATAGCCAGCACAGTTGTCTTCTTCTTGCTTCGAAATATCCGCACCAAGATGGGCCGAGTATCCAAGAAGGCAGAGTGA
- the Slc37a4 gene encoding glucose-6-phosphate exchanger SLC37A4 isoform X3, with amino-acid sequence MAITALSYSQPCSEATAFTTSTAKPSLLSCPPWWMRSLWTRTIWVSCSLLPFAAGLITSSQSAAYAISKFVSGVLSDQMSARWLFSSGLLLVGLVNVVFSWSSTVTAFAALWFLNGLAQGLGWPPCGKILRKWFEPSQFGTWWAVLSTSMNLAGSLGPILATILAQSYSWRSTLALSGSLCVVVSFFCLLLIHNEPADVGLRNLDPAPSKGKKGSSKEESTLQDLLLSPYLWVLSTGYLVVFGVKTCCTDWGQFFLIQERGQSALVGSSYISALEVGGLVGSIAAGYLSDRAMAKAGLSVYGNPRHSLLLLMMAGMAASMFLFRVTVTSDSPKIWILVLGAVFGFSSYGPIALFGVIANESAPPNLCGTSHAIVGLMANVGGFLAGLPFSTIAKHYSWSTAFWVAEVICIASTVVFFLLRNIRTKMGRVSKKAE; translated from the exons ATGGCTATTACCGCACTGTCATATTCACAGCCATGTTCGGAGGCTACAGCCTTTACTACTTCAACCGCAAAACCTTCTCTTTTGTCATGCCCTCCTTGGTGGATGAGATCGCTCTGGACAAGGACGATTTGG GtgtcctgctccctgctccccttCGCTGCAGGGCTCATCACGAGCAGCCAGTCGGCAGCCTACGCCATCAGCAAGTTTGTGAGCGGGGTGCTGTCTGATCAGATGAGTGCCCGTTGGCTCTTCTCCTCTGGGCTGCTCCTGGTTGGTCTGGTCAACGTAGTCTTCTCGTGGAGCTCTACAGTGACGGCTTTTGCTGCTCTCTGGTTTCTTAATGGTCTGGCACAGGGGCTAGGCTGGCCCCCCTGTGGGAAGATCCTGAGGAAG TGGTTTGAGCCATCCCAGTTTGGCACTTGGTGGGCTGTGTTGTCAACCAGCATGAACCTGGCTGGAAGCCTGGGACCTATCTTGGCGACAATCCTTGCTCAGAGCTACAGCTGGCGCAGCACCCTGGCCCTGTCTGGGTCACTGTGTGTGGTTGTCTCCTTCTTCTGTCTGCTGCTCATCCACAACGAACCTGCTGATGTTGGACTCCGAAATCTGGACCCTGCCCCCTCCAAGGGCAAAAAGG gCTCGTCAAAGGAGGAGAGCACCCTACAGGACCTGCTGCTGTCCCCCTATCTCTGGGTGCTCTCCACTGGCTACCTCGTGGTCTTTGGGGTAAAGACTTGCTGTACAGACTGGGGCCAGTTCTTCCTTATCCAGGAGAGAGGGCAGTCGGCCCTCGTGG GTAGTTCCTACATCAGTGCCCTAGAGGTTGGAGGCCTTGTAGGCAGCATTGCAGCTGGCTATCTGTCAGACAGGGCTATGGCAAAG GCAGGGCTGTCTGTGTATGGGAACCCTCGCCACAGCCTGTTGCTGCTCATGATGGCTGGCATGGCAGCATCCATGTTCCTCTTCCGGGTAACGGTGACCAGCGACTCGCCCAAG ATCTGGATCCTGGTGTTGGGAGCCGTGTTTGGTTTCTCTTCTTATGGTCCCATTGCCTTGTTTGGAGTCATAGCTAATGAGAGTGCACCTCCCAACTTGTGTGGTACCTCTCATGCTATTGTGGGGCTCATGGCCAATG TGGGTGGATTTCTGGCTGGGTTACCCTTCAGTACCATCGCCAAGCACTATAGCTGGAGCACAGCCTTCTGGGTGGCAGAAGTGATCTGTATAGCCAGCACAGTTGTCTTCTTCTTGCTTCGAAATATCCGCACCAAGATGGGCCGAGTATCCAAGAAGGCAGAGTGA
- the Slc37a4 gene encoding glucose-6-phosphate exchanger SLC37A4 isoform X2: protein MAAQGYGYYRTVIFTAMFGGYSLYYFNRKTFSFVMPSLVDEIALDKDDLGLITSSQSAAYAISKFVSGVLSDQMSARWLFSSGLLLVGLVNVVFSWSSTVTAFAALWFLNGLAQGLGWPPCGKILRKWFEPSQFGTWWAVLSTSMNLAGSLGPILATILAQSYSWRSTLALSGSLCVVVSFFCLLLIHNEPADVGLRNLDPAPSKGKKGSSKEESTLQDLLLSPYLWVLSTGYLVVFGVKTCCTDWGQFFLIQERGQSALVGSSYISALEVGGLVGSIAAGYLSDRAMAKAGLSVYGNPRHSLLLLMMAGMAASMFLFRVTVTSDSPKEAFWTPALHPLAELTGFTEHEIWILVLGAVFGFSSYGPIALFGVIANESAPPNLCGTSHAIVGLMANVGGFLAGLPFSTIAKHYSWSTAFWVAEVICIASTVVFFLLRNIRTKMGRVSKKAE, encoded by the exons ATGGCGGCCCAAGGCTATGGCTATTACCGCACTGTCATATTCACAGCCATGTTCGGAGGCTACAGCCTTTACTACTTCAACCGCAAAACCTTCTCTTTTGTCATGCCCTCCTTGGTGGATGAGATCGCTCTGGACAAGGACGATTTGG GGCTCATCACGAGCAGCCAGTCGGCAGCCTACGCCATCAGCAAGTTTGTGAGCGGGGTGCTGTCTGATCAGATGAGTGCCCGTTGGCTCTTCTCCTCTGGGCTGCTCCTGGTTGGTCTGGTCAACGTAGTCTTCTCGTGGAGCTCTACAGTGACGGCTTTTGCTGCTCTCTGGTTTCTTAATGGTCTGGCACAGGGGCTAGGCTGGCCCCCCTGTGGGAAGATCCTGAGGAAG TGGTTTGAGCCATCCCAGTTTGGCACTTGGTGGGCTGTGTTGTCAACCAGCATGAACCTGGCTGGAAGCCTGGGACCTATCTTGGCGACAATCCTTGCTCAGAGCTACAGCTGGCGCAGCACCCTGGCCCTGTCTGGGTCACTGTGTGTGGTTGTCTCCTTCTTCTGTCTGCTGCTCATCCACAACGAACCTGCTGATGTTGGACTCCGAAATCTGGACCCTGCCCCCTCCAAGGGCAAAAAGG gCTCGTCAAAGGAGGAGAGCACCCTACAGGACCTGCTGCTGTCCCCCTATCTCTGGGTGCTCTCCACTGGCTACCTCGTGGTCTTTGGGGTAAAGACTTGCTGTACAGACTGGGGCCAGTTCTTCCTTATCCAGGAGAGAGGGCAGTCGGCCCTCGTGG GTAGTTCCTACATCAGTGCCCTAGAGGTTGGAGGCCTTGTAGGCAGCATTGCAGCTGGCTATCTGTCAGACAGGGCTATGGCAAAG GCAGGGCTGTCTGTGTATGGGAACCCTCGCCACAGCCTGTTGCTGCTCATGATGGCTGGCATGGCAGCATCCATGTTCCTCTTCCGGGTAACGGTGACCAGCGACTCGCCCAAG GAAGCTTTCTGGACTCCTGCTCTCCATCCTCTGGCTGAGCTCACAGGCTTTACAGAGCACGAG ATCTGGATCCTGGTGTTGGGAGCCGTGTTTGGTTTCTCTTCTTATGGTCCCATTGCCTTGTTTGGAGTCATAGCTAATGAGAGTGCACCTCCCAACTTGTGTGGTACCTCTCATGCTATTGTGGGGCTCATGGCCAATG TGGGTGGATTTCTGGCTGGGTTACCCTTCAGTACCATCGCCAAGCACTATAGCTGGAGCACAGCCTTCTGGGTGGCAGAAGTGATCTGTATAGCCAGCACAGTTGTCTTCTTCTTGCTTCGAAATATCCGCACCAAGATGGGCCGAGTATCCAAGAAGGCAGAGTGA
- the Slc37a4 gene encoding glucose-6-phosphate exchanger SLC37A4 isoform X1, producing MAITALSYSQPCSEATAFTTSTAKPSLLSCPPWWMRSLWTRTIWVSCSLLPFAAGLITSSQSAAYAISKFVSGVLSDQMSARWLFSSGLLLVGLVNVVFSWSSTVTAFAALWFLNGLAQGLGWPPCGKILRKWFEPSQFGTWWAVLSTSMNLAGSLGPILATILAQSYSWRSTLALSGSLCVVVSFFCLLLIHNEPADVGLRNLDPAPSKGKKGSSKEESTLQDLLLSPYLWVLSTGYLVVFGVKTCCTDWGQFFLIQERGQSALVGSSYISALEVGGLVGSIAAGYLSDRAMAKAGLSVYGNPRHSLLLLMMAGMAASMFLFRVTVTSDSPKEAFWTPALHPLAELTGFTEHEIWILVLGAVFGFSSYGPIALFGVIANESAPPNLCGTSHAIVGLMANVGGFLAGLPFSTIAKHYSWSTAFWVAEVICIASTVVFFLLRNIRTKMGRVSKKAE from the exons ATGGCTATTACCGCACTGTCATATTCACAGCCATGTTCGGAGGCTACAGCCTTTACTACTTCAACCGCAAAACCTTCTCTTTTGTCATGCCCTCCTTGGTGGATGAGATCGCTCTGGACAAGGACGATTTGG GtgtcctgctccctgctccccttCGCTGCAGGGCTCATCACGAGCAGCCAGTCGGCAGCCTACGCCATCAGCAAGTTTGTGAGCGGGGTGCTGTCTGATCAGATGAGTGCCCGTTGGCTCTTCTCCTCTGGGCTGCTCCTGGTTGGTCTGGTCAACGTAGTCTTCTCGTGGAGCTCTACAGTGACGGCTTTTGCTGCTCTCTGGTTTCTTAATGGTCTGGCACAGGGGCTAGGCTGGCCCCCCTGTGGGAAGATCCTGAGGAAG TGGTTTGAGCCATCCCAGTTTGGCACTTGGTGGGCTGTGTTGTCAACCAGCATGAACCTGGCTGGAAGCCTGGGACCTATCTTGGCGACAATCCTTGCTCAGAGCTACAGCTGGCGCAGCACCCTGGCCCTGTCTGGGTCACTGTGTGTGGTTGTCTCCTTCTTCTGTCTGCTGCTCATCCACAACGAACCTGCTGATGTTGGACTCCGAAATCTGGACCCTGCCCCCTCCAAGGGCAAAAAGG gCTCGTCAAAGGAGGAGAGCACCCTACAGGACCTGCTGCTGTCCCCCTATCTCTGGGTGCTCTCCACTGGCTACCTCGTGGTCTTTGGGGTAAAGACTTGCTGTACAGACTGGGGCCAGTTCTTCCTTATCCAGGAGAGAGGGCAGTCGGCCCTCGTGG GTAGTTCCTACATCAGTGCCCTAGAGGTTGGAGGCCTTGTAGGCAGCATTGCAGCTGGCTATCTGTCAGACAGGGCTATGGCAAAG GCAGGGCTGTCTGTGTATGGGAACCCTCGCCACAGCCTGTTGCTGCTCATGATGGCTGGCATGGCAGCATCCATGTTCCTCTTCCGGGTAACGGTGACCAGCGACTCGCCCAAG GAAGCTTTCTGGACTCCTGCTCTCCATCCTCTGGCTGAGCTCACAGGCTTTACAGAGCACGAG ATCTGGATCCTGGTGTTGGGAGCCGTGTTTGGTTTCTCTTCTTATGGTCCCATTGCCTTGTTTGGAGTCATAGCTAATGAGAGTGCACCTCCCAACTTGTGTGGTACCTCTCATGCTATTGTGGGGCTCATGGCCAATG TGGGTGGATTTCTGGCTGGGTTACCCTTCAGTACCATCGCCAAGCACTATAGCTGGAGCACAGCCTTCTGGGTGGCAGAAGTGATCTGTATAGCCAGCACAGTTGTCTTCTTCTTGCTTCGAAATATCCGCACCAAGATGGGCCGAGTATCCAAGAAGGCAGAGTGA